Proteins co-encoded in one Dehalogenimonas sp. WBC-2 genomic window:
- the groES gene encoding molecular co-chaperone GroES — protein sequence MAIDVQPMQNFVIVKPGKKEEMRSGIIIPDTAQEKGQEGEVVAVGPGRFGKDNVREAMDVKVGDFVIYPKFGGTEIKVGGMDMVIMPENQILAKKIYQK from the coding sequence ATGGCAATCGACGTACAACCAATGCAGAACTTCGTCATCGTCAAACCCGGTAAAAAGGAAGAGATGCGAAGCGGTATCATCATCCCTGACACCGCCCAGGAAAAAGGACAAGAGGGCGAAGTGGTAGCTGTTGGCCCCGGCCGTTTTGGCAAAGACAACGTCCGTGAAGCTATGGACGTAAAAGTCGGCGATTTCGTTATTTACCCGAAATTCGGCGGCACCGAGATTAAGGTTGGCGGCATGGACATGGTTATTATGCCTGAGAACCAGATCTTAGCCAAAAAAATATATCAGAAATAG